From the Chitinophaga lutea genome, the window CCTCGACCTTTTCCATCACCTGCATGCCTGCCCCGTCATCTTCACCACCGCCTACGATCAATACGCCATCCGCGCCTTCAAGATCAACAGCATCGATTATTTACTGAAACCGGTTGACCCGGAAGAACTTGCCGCCGCTTTCCGCAAATACGCTTTATTACGCGAGAAATACGCCAACCCGGCATACGTGCAGGAACTGATGCAGTTTGTGCAGCACCAGCAGCGGAAACAGGCGTACAAGGAAAGTTTCACCGTACACTACGGGAAAAACGTATATGTGGTGCCGTTAGCGGAGGTGGTTTGTTTTTCGAAACGCGAACTGATCTACCTGCACCAGCACAACGGCCGGCAGTGGATCACGGATTTCCGTTCGCTCGATGAAGTGGAGGAACTGATCGACCCTGAAAGATTTTACCGGGCCAACCGGCAGTGCATCGTGCACAAACCCTATTTAACCGGTTATAAAACAGACGATACGAGCCGCCTGACCCTGCAGCTGAAAATGGACAAACCGCCGGAAGTGATCGTGAGCAAAGACAAAGCGGCGGCGTTCAAAGCGTGGTTCGACTGAGCGGCTTACACCGTAAACTGCAATTCGCTGAGGCCTTTGTAGAGCCCTTCTTCTTTCCCCATCAGTTCTTCGTGCGTGCCGGCTTCCACCACATGGCCCTTGTCGAGCACGAGGATCATATCCGCCCGGCGTACCGTAGAGAGGCGGTGCGCGATCACCACGGACGTTCGGCCCTGCATGAGTTTATCGAGGGCATCCTGCACCAGTCTTTCCGATTCGGAATCCAAAGCCGAGGTGGCTTCGTCGAGGATCAGAATGCGCGGGTCTTTCAGTACGGCGCGGGCAATGGCGATGCGCTGGCGCTGGCCGCCGGACAACTGGATACCGCGTTCGCCCACCACCGTATTCAGC encodes:
- a CDS encoding LytR/AlgR family response regulator transcription factor: MNILILEDEPLVAAHMTALVRQLQPTWQIAGPVASMREAEQWLRAHPAPDLVLADIQLSDGISLDLFHHLHACPVIFTTAYDQYAIRAFKINSIDYLLKPVDPEELAAAFRKYALLREKYANPAYVQELMQFVQHQQRKQAYKESFTVHYGKNVYVVPLAEVVCFSKRELIYLHQHNGRQWITDFRSLDEVEELIDPERFYRANRQCIVHKPYLTGYKTDDTSRLTLQLKMDKPPEVIVSKDKAAAFKAWFD